Below is a genomic region from Streptomyces sp. RPA4-2.
CGCTCCACCACCCCGTTCCAGCTGCTGCCGTCGGCGAAGGCCCCGTGCACGAGCACCACGGTCGGCTTACTGCCGGGGATGGTACCGACGGGGCCATGGGGCGCATGGGCCGGAACCACGGCCAGCCCGGCGAGGACGGCGACGGCGGCCACCCCTGTTTTCCTGCCGGACATCATGAAGTGACGGGCTTTCATATGCTTGCCGTTCCTTCAGGATTCGAATATCGAAGGGGCTTGCGCACGAGCCGACAAACAGGTTCGGCGAGCCAAGTCGCGCCTGATCGCGAGAGGGTTTAAACATTCTCATGCAAAAATACCGCTCACCGAGATCCGGGGCAACCGCAGTCACCGCCCGACCCTGCCGGGCCGACAGCAGCGCCGAAGGGATTTCACGCCGCCCCCCGAATGATGAGGACTCGAATATCAGAATTCCACTATCCGAATTCCACTTCATCACCCGGAACGGAATGGGACCCTTTTGATCGGCCCGCACACCGGCGCGGGCAACGGGCACGGAAGTTTCACGAAGCTCGAACGCGAATTCCAGCACGCACCAGGGAGCACGCACCAGGGGCTCGTCACGCGGCCCTGTCGGCGTGCCGTGCCGCAGGATCTCAGCGGTGGGGCAGGCTGTCGACAGCGGGCGGACAAGCTGTCGGCCCGCTGTCGATCAGGTCAAGAAGTCGCCACCCCCTGAACAGGTCACGGCGGTGGAGCGTACTTCTGTACGGATCAACCCATCACATCCATCGGAGGGAAAGTCAGCATGACCAGCGAATCGCTTCACCCCGCCCCGGCCCCGGCACGCCGCACCGTCGTGGCGGCGGTCGGCGCGGCGGGACTCGCCGTCGCGCTGACCGCGTGCGGGTCGGAGGACAAGTCCTCCGTCTCCTCCTCCAGCGCGAGCAGCGGCAGTTCGGGCGGCGGCGACAACGGCGCGGCCAGGAACGCGGGCGGCACGGTCCTCGCCAAGACCGCCGACATCCCGGAGGGCGGCGGCAAGGTCTTCGCCGACCAGGGCGTGGTGGTCACGCAGCCGACGGCGGGCACCTTCAAGGCCTTCTCGTCCAAGTGCACCCACCAGGGCTGCGCCGTGAAGGACATCTCGAACGGCGTGATCACCTGCCCCTGCCACAACAGCCAGTTCTCCGCCACGGACGGCAGCGTGAAGAAGGGGCCCGCGACGCAGGCCCTGGCGGCCGCCGACATCAGCGTGGACGGGGACTCGATCAAGCTCGCGTGACCCCGGCGGGCGTCAGCGGCGCGGTCGCGCGAAACAGGCCAGCACGTCTTCGGTGGTGGTGACGGTGGCGACGAGGGCGAGCGTGTTGCGGATCATCGCGGGGGTGTAGTCGGAGGGCACTCCCGCGATGGCGTCCGCGGGCACCACGACGGTGTAGCCGCGGTTCACGGCATCGAACACGGCATTCGGGACGGCGACGTTGGCGGAGACACCGGTCACCACGAGGGTGCGGCAGCCCAGGTTGCGCAGCAGCGCGTCGACATCCGTCCCCGCGATCGGCGACAGCCCGTGCAGACGGCGTACGACGAGGTCCTCCTCGGCGACCTCGATCGGGGCGGCGACCCGGACCGCCGCCGTCCCCGGCAGCTGGCGCACGGGAAGCCGTTCGGCGGCGCGGAAGAGCCGGGCGTTGCGGTTGGCGCCGCGCCCGTCGGCGCGCCGCTCCGCGACCGCGTGGATCACCTGCACCCCGCCCTCATGGGCCGCGGACACCAGCCGGGCCACCTGCGCCAACGCCCCGGAGGAGCGGGCCTCGTCGGCGAGTTCGGGCAGTGCGCTGCCAGGACCCACCACGCCCTGCTGGCACTCGACGGTGAGCAGCACGGTGGTGGCGGGATCGAGGAGTTCACGGAGCTGTTCGTACGACGGCACGGTTCCCCCTTGTCGTCGAGGGTCGGGGCGGGGGAGCGTAACGACCATTGCGTGGGGACGGAAGACGCCTCATGCTTTTTCTGACGCAACGTCAGAGGATCTCTGTCGACGTACCAGGCCGACGTGGAAGAAGAGGTGACCGTATGACCGTCACTCAGCGCAGGGGTCGGAAGATCATGATGACTCCCGGCGAACTGGACGAGTTCCTCACCACCCAGCGCACGTGCCGCGTCGCGACGGTGTCGCAGGACGGCGTCCCGCATGTGAGCGCCCTCTGGTTCGCCTGGGACGGCACCTCGTTGTGGCTCTACTCCGTGGTCCGCAGCAAGCGGTGGGCCCAGTTGCGGCGTGACCCGCGGGTCGCGGTGGTGGTCGACTCCGGGGAGGAGTACGACCAGTTGCGGGGCGTCGAGCTGTCCGGGACGGTGGAGTTCGTGGGCGAGGTCCCGCGCACCGGGGAGCTCCGCGCCGAACTCGACGTCCCGGAGACCCTGTTCGCCCGCAAGAACTTCGGTCTGGAGGAGATGCCGCACGACGGCCGCCACGCGTGGGCGCGGCTGACTCCGACGGCGATCGCCTCCTGGGACTTCCGGAAGCTGCCGCCGCTGTAGAAACGCGGGGCGGCGGCACGCAGGCCGGTGCGCCACCGGTCGGTCAGGTCGACCAGGCGTCACACCGGTTGGCCAAGTCGGTCAGGTGAACCAGGCGTCACACCGGTCGGCCAAGTCGCTCAGGTCGGCCGGGCGCGGCGCCAAGGACAGGAGGGTCGGGTCAGTGGACCCCTTCCCCGGCCGCCCGCAGTGCCTCCACCGCCGCCCTGATCGACGGGCGGCGGTCGGCGTCCGCCCGCCAGACGACGTACACATGGCGCCGTACACGCTGGCGCAGCGGCACCGTGACGACCCCCTCCGCCATCGGACGACGCCCGAGCACCGGCGCGATGCAGACGCCGAGCCCCGCGGCGACCATGCTGAGCTGGGTGTGCGTCTCGGCGGCGCGATGGCCGACGTGTGGCTCGACGCCCTTGGAGCGCAGCGTGAACATCAGCCACTCGTGGCAGAACTCGCCCTCGCCCCAGGTGATCCACTCGTCCTCGGCGAACTCGGCCAGGTCGACCTCCGCGCGGTCAGCGAGCCGGTGGCCGACCGGCATCGCCACCTCGGCCGGGTCGTCGAGGATCGACGCCTTCACCAGGCCGTCGGGCAGCGGCATCGGCTTGTTGTACCAGTCGAGCACCACCGCCAGGTCGAGGTCGCCGCGCACCACTCCCGCGACCCCGGCCTCCGGCTCCAGCTCGCACGAGCGCACCCGCAGCCCGGGGTGGTCGGCGCGCAGTGCGGCGAGCGCGGTGGGGAACAGCCCGCGGGCGGCGGTCGGGAACGCCGAGAGCCGCAGCTCGCCGACGACCTGGCCGCGCTGTGCCTCCAGGTCGGACTGGGCGAGTTCGACCTGCGAGAGGATGCGCGCCGCGTGGTCGGCGAGGAGCCGGCCCGCGTCCGTGAGCCTCACGCCTCGCCCGTTCTTGGCGAGCAGCTGCTGCCCCACCTCGCGCTCCAGCTTGGACATCTGCTGGGAGACGGCCGAGGTCGTCACGTGCAGCCCGTCAGCCGCGCCGCTCACCGAGCCGTGCCGGGCCAGGGCGTCGAGGGTGCGCAGGCGCTCCAGATTCAACATGTAAGCAATGCTACGAGATACCGGTCGAGAAATCTCGCTTGTGCTACGAGATCGTTCTGCTTCATCGTTACGACCATGACCACCGTCGCCGCACCGGGCACCCCCTCCCCCGAACCGACCGCCCCAGAATCGACCGCCCCTGAATCGACTTCCCCCGAGCCGGTCCCCGCCGAGCCGATCCCCACGGAGCTTAAGCCTCCGCCTCCCAGGCCTCCGCCGCCCGTGCGTCCACCGACCACGGGCCGAGCCGCCGCGCCGCGCTCGACTGGCGGATCCGCTTCGGCGCGCTCTCGCTCATCTGGGGGTTCAGCTTCCTGCTCATCAAGGTCGGCACGGAGAGCTACGCGCCGTTCCAGGTCACCCTCGGGCGGCTGGTGTTCGGAACCGCGGTGCTCGCGGCCGCGATGGCGGTGAAGCGGGAGCGGCTGCCGCGCGGAGCCCGCACCTGGGGACATCTCGCGGTCGCGGCCCTCCTGTTGAACGCGCTGCCGTTCTCGCTCTTCGCCTACGCGGAGCTGACGATCCCCTCCACGCTCGCGGGTATCTGCAACGCGACCTCGCCCCTGTGGGGCATGGGCCTGTCCATGGTCGCCCTGTCCGAGGACCGGCCGACCCGGCGCAGAGTCGCGGGTCTGGGCCTCGGCTTCCTCGGCGTCCTGACGGTCCTGGGCGCCTGGCAGGGTTTCCACGGCCTGGACGCCACGGGTACGGCGATGGCCCTGCTGGCCTCGCTGAGCTACCCGGTCGGCTGGATATACGTCCGTCGCACCCTGGCCGGCTCCGACCACTCGCACCTGTCCATGACCGGCGCCCAGCTGCTCCTGGCCACCGCCCAACTGGCCCTGGTCACCCCGCTGTTCACCACCGTGCCGAGCCACTTCCCGCTCGTCCCGCTGCTGGCCACGGCCGCCCTGGGCGCCCTCGGCACGGGCTTGGCCGTCCTCGTCCAGTACGGCCTGGTCGCCGAGGTGGGCCCGACCACCGCGCAGATGGTCACGTACTTCATCCCGGTCATCGCCACCGCGGCGGGGGTCGCCGTCCTCGGCGAGTCGCTGACCTGGTCGACACCGGTCGGCGCGGTGATCGTCCTGGCCGGCGCGGCGCTCACCCGGACCAGGAGCCGTCGATGACTCACACGTAACGGCGGGCGGGCGCGGGACCCGCGGCGGAGGCGACGGCGTCCGCCAACGGTCCGATGTCGTCCGGCGTGAGCGTCGAGACGGTGATCCGGATGCCGGGCGGCGCGCTCATCCGGAAGCGTGCCCCCGGCGCGACCGCCCAGCCCGCGTGCAGCAGCCGCGCGACCGCTCCGGTCTCGTCCGGGACGGGAATCCAGACGTTCATCCCGCTGCGCCCGTGGGCCTCGATGCCACGCTCCGCGAGCGCGGTGATCAGTGCGTCCCGGCGCCGCCCGTACGCGGCCGCCACCGCCGGCACTTCCACCGCACCGCTCGCCCACAGATGTGCGACCGCCCGCTGCAGCAGCCGGCTCACCCAGCCGGGGCCGAGCCGCTGCCGCCCGTGCACACGGTCCATGGTGACGGCGTCCCCCGTGAGCACGGCGAGCCGCAGGTCGGGGCCGTACGCCTTGGCGACGGAGCGCACCAGGGCCCAGTGGTCGGTCACTCCGGCCAGCGGATGCAGGGGCAGATCGACGATCCGGTGTCCGTGGTCGTCCTCGACGAGCAGGGTGCGCGGGTACCGCGCCAGCACGGAACGCAGGGCACGCGCGCGTGTGGCGGTCACGGCGGCGCCGGTCGGGTTCTGCGCCCGGTCCGTGACGATCAGCGCGCGGGCGCCCCCCTCCAGCGCACGTCGTACGTCGTCGGGCAGCGGGCCCTCGTCGTCGACGCGCACCGGGACCGTGCGCAGTCCCAGCGCCGGCGCGAGATCGAACACGCTGCCCCACCCCGGGTCCTCCACGGCGACGGCGTCACCCGGCTTGAGATGGGCCGCCAGGACGCGCTCGATGCCGTCGAGGGACCCGGACGTGACGACGACGGGACCCTCCGGCACCCCGTCCGCGTCGAGATCGGCGCGTGCGAGCCGCCACAGTTCCGGTTCCACGGCGGCGTCCCCGTACAGCACGGGGTCCCGGTCCGACTGTCCCGCCGCCGCGGCGAACGCCTCCGCGAGGCCGGGCAGCAGAGCGCGGTCCGGGTTGCCGTCCACCAGGTTCCGTACACCGTCCGGCACCTCGACCCGGATGTACTCGCGCCCCGTGGTGACGGGCTTGGAGCGGACACGGCTGCCTCGGCGGCCATCCGTCTCGATCACCCCGCGTTCCCGCAGCACGCGGTACGCGGCGGCCACGGTATTGGGATTCACCCCCAGCCGCGCGGCCAACTCCCGCATCGGGGGCAGTGGCTGTCCCGGTTCGAGCGCTCCGGCGCCCACCGCACGCTCGACGCTCGACGCGATGTCGGCTGCGCGGCGCCCTTCGATCGGATACTCTCCTAGCACAAAGAAGATTATGCACTAGTGCAATGGGGAGCGCAATGTCGGAGACGAGCACACAGCCAGAGACGGCGCGGGCCGCCGCCTACACCCCGACCGGCCGCACCGTCCCCACGCGTTCCAAGGAGCGCGCCGCGTACGACCACGAACTGGTCCACGCGATACTCGACGAGGGCTACGTCTGCCACCTCGGCTTCGTCCGGGACGGCGCGCCGGTGGTGCTGCCCACCCTCTACGCGCGGGTCGGCCGACGCCTCTACCTGCACGGGTCGACGGGCTCGCGGCCCCTGCGGATGGCCGGCGGGACCGACCCCGGTCTGCCGGTCTGTGTGACCGTCACCCATGTCGACGGACTGGTCCTGGCCCGGTCCGCCTTCCACCACTCGATCAACTACCGCTCCGTGGTGGTGCACGGCATCGCCCACCAGGTGACGGATCCGGACGAGAAGCGGGAGGCCCTGGACGCACTGGTCGACCAGGTCGTCCCCGGCCGCTCCTGCGACTCCCGCGCGGCCAACGCCAAGGAACTGGCCGCCACCGCGGTGATCGGCCTCGACCTGCGCGAGGTCTCCGCCAAGCTGCGCACCGGCGGCCCGAACGACGACCCCGAGGACCTGGCCCTCCCCCACTGGACCGGCGTCGTTCCCGTCACCAAGGGACACGGCACCCCGATCCCCGCCGCCGACCTCGCCCCCGGCATCGACGTCCCCGACTACCTGACGGCCCGGTAGCGAGGAACAGCGAGGGACGAGGCCGGGAATCCGACCCGTCCGACCCGTCCGTGACGTCCGTCAGCTCCGGACCTGGGCCGTGCCGCCCCGGGCGGACAACTCCCTTGCGGGATCGCCCGCTTCGACACCGGCCGCACCGCCCAGGAACGGCCCCTCCGAAGGTTTCACCGGCGCCGACGACTGCGCGATGAAGGCGCCGGCCAGCACGACGGCACCGCCGACGATCTGCGGAGCGGACAGGTGCTCACCGAGCAGGACCCAGGCGAGCACGGTGGCGATGACCGCCTCCAGACAGGCCACGACGCCCGCGACCTGCGGGGAGAGCCTGCGCACGGAGAGCACGCCGGTGACGTACGCGACGACGGTCGCGATCAGCACGATCCAGCCCAGGAGCAGGGCGGCCGGAACGGACGTCCCGTTCATGTCCGCGCCGCCGCCGAGGACCGACCAGTCCATCGTCCAGGGCCGTGCGACGAGCGTCAGCAGGAGCGAGCCGACGAGCAGTCCGTACGCGATGACGCCGAGCGGGTCCGGTGCCTCGTCCCCCGCGTCGCTGCCCTGGTCGGACAGTACGAAGTAGCCGACCTGGCAGCAGGCGGCGCCCAGCGCGAGCAGCAGCCCGAGGGCGTCGAAGCCGAGCCCGGACCACACCTCGACGACACAGGCGAGTCCGCCCGCCGCGAGGACGACACCGAGTGCCGCGGCACGCGTCACGGGCCTGCGCTGCACGAACCGCACCCAGCCGAGCACGAGCGCCGGCGCGAGGTACTCGACGAGCAGGGCGACGCCGACGGGTATGCGGGAGATCGCCGCGAAGTAGCAGGCCTGGACACCGGCCACGGCGAGCAGACCGAACCCGGCCAGCAGCGCGGGACGCCGCCGAAGCAGCGCGCGATGGCGTACGGCCAGCGGCAGCATCACCAAAGCGGCGCCCGTGACCCTCAGCCACACCACGTGGAGCGGGTCCAGACCTGCCTCGATCAGCGGTTTCGCCGCGACACCCGATCCGCCGAAGGCGACCGCCGACACGAGGGCGAGGCCCAGGCCGACGCCCTTTCCACGATTGCCCTGACTGCCCTGAGACGTATGCACCGGCACATGATGACAGGCGACGACATGAGCGTCACCCCCGATGACTCCTGTCTCATCGGCTGGACTCCGCGCCCGGGACCGTCCGGTACCCGCCTGCGGACCTGCCTGCGGACCCGTCTGCCTGTTCGCCCGCGCATTCGTCCGCACATTCGTCCGCGCATTCATTGCGCAGCGCGCTCTCGATCCGCGGGAGCAGCACTCTGGCGTCCGCGCCCGCGCGCCGGAGTACCTCGACGGCCCGCGCCTGCGGATCGGCGACGATCGCGGCGAGCAGGTCGAGACAGCGGGCCCGCGCCTCACCGCGCAGTCCGGCGCGTGCGCACGCGCCCTCCATGGCACCCGCCGCCACCGGGGACCAGCCCGCCTCGACCACCACCGGCACGGCACCCGAGTCCTCCACGGCGCTCTGCCAGCGCAGCCCGTAGCCGATGCTGCGCTGGACGAGATAGCCGAGCAGCCGGGCGACCTGTGGGGCACCGTCGAAGACGGCGCGCACCCCCTGGTCGGACTCCAACAGCGAGTGCAGCAGGTGGGCCGTGTCGATCTGCCGGTCCCCGTCCCGCAGCGCCCGTCTGCGCGCGGCGGAGACCACCGAGGCGAGCTCGTCACTGAGCCCGGCCTCGAGTTCCGTACGGTGGGGACCGCTCTCGGCGGCCGACTGCGAGGGGATACGGGGTGGCACATCTCCCACCCCATCAGCCCCCGGGATCCGGGTCATCCCCGGAGGGCAGCATTTCCACGTCCCACACAGGGTGGGCAGGCGCGAGCGAGTTCTCCTCCTC
It encodes:
- a CDS encoding pyridoxamine 5'-phosphate oxidase family protein, which gives rise to MTVTQRRGRKIMMTPGELDEFLTTQRTCRVATVSQDGVPHVSALWFAWDGTSLWLYSVVRSKRWAQLRRDPRVAVVVDSGEEYDQLRGVELSGTVEFVGEVPRTGELRAELDVPETLFARKNFGLEEMPHDGRHAWARLTPTAIASWDFRKLPPL
- a CDS encoding Rieske (2Fe-2S) protein, producing MTSESLHPAPAPARRTVVAAVGAAGLAVALTACGSEDKSSVSSSSASSGSSGGGDNGAARNAGGTVLAKTADIPEGGGKVFADQGVVVTQPTAGTFKAFSSKCTHQGCAVKDISNGVITCPCHNSQFSATDGSVKKGPATQALAAADISVDGDSIKLA
- a CDS encoding LysR family transcriptional regulator, translating into MLNLERLRTLDALARHGSVSGAADGLHVTTSAVSQQMSKLEREVGQQLLAKNGRGVRLTDAGRLLADHAARILSQVELAQSDLEAQRGQVVGELRLSAFPTAARGLFPTALAALRADHPGLRVRSCELEPEAGVAGVVRGDLDLAVVLDWYNKPMPLPDGLVKASILDDPAEVAMPVGHRLADRAEVDLAEFAEDEWITWGEGEFCHEWLMFTLRSKGVEPHVGHRAAETHTQLSMVAAGLGVCIAPVLGRRPMAEGVVTVPLRQRVRRHVYVVWRADADRRPSIRAAVEALRAAGEGVH
- a CDS encoding DMT family transporter, with protein sequence MPVHTSQGSQGNRGKGVGLGLALVSAVAFGGSGVAAKPLIEAGLDPLHVVWLRVTGAALVMLPLAVRHRALLRRRPALLAGFGLLAVAGVQACYFAAISRIPVGVALLVEYLAPALVLGWVRFVQRRPVTRAAALGVVLAAGGLACVVEVWSGLGFDALGLLLALGAACCQVGYFVLSDQGSDAGDEAPDPLGVIAYGLLVGSLLLTLVARPWTMDWSVLGGGADMNGTSVPAALLLGWIVLIATVVAYVTGVLSVRRLSPQVAGVVACLEAVIATVLAWVLLGEHLSAPQIVGGAVVLAGAFIAQSSAPVKPSEGPFLGGAAGVEAGDPARELSARGGTAQVRS
- a CDS encoding Clp protease N-terminal domain-containing protein translates to MTRIPGADGVGDVPPRIPSQSAAESGPHRTELEAGLSDELASVVSAARRRALRDGDRQIDTAHLLHSLLESDQGVRAVFDGAPQVARLLGYLVQRSIGYGLRWQSAVEDSGAVPVVVEAGWSPVAAGAMEGACARAGLRGEARARCLDLLAAIVADPQARAVEVLRRAGADARVLLPRIESALRNECADECADECAGEQADGSAGRSAGGYRTVPGAESSR
- a CDS encoding aminotransferase class I/II-fold pyridoxal phosphate-dependent enzyme; the protein is MLGEYPIEGRRAADIASSVERAVGAGALEPGQPLPPMRELAARLGVNPNTVAAAYRVLRERGVIETDGRRGSRVRSKPVTTGREYIRVEVPDGVRNLVDGNPDRALLPGLAEAFAAAAGQSDRDPVLYGDAAVEPELWRLARADLDADGVPEGPVVVTSGSLDGIERVLAAHLKPGDAVAVEDPGWGSVFDLAPALGLRTVPVRVDDEGPLPDDVRRALEGGARALIVTDRAQNPTGAAVTATRARALRSVLARYPRTLLVEDDHGHRIVDLPLHPLAGVTDHWALVRSVAKAYGPDLRLAVLTGDAVTMDRVHGRQRLGPGWVSRLLQRAVAHLWASGAVEVPAVAAAYGRRRDALITALAERGIEAHGRSGMNVWIPVPDETGAVARLLHAGWAVAPGARFRMSAPPGIRITVSTLTPDDIGPLADAVASAAGPAPARRYV
- a CDS encoding cysteine hydrolase — protein: MPSYEQLRELLDPATTVLLTVECQQGVVGPGSALPELADEARSSGALAQVARLVSAAHEGGVQVIHAVAERRADGRGANRNARLFRAAERLPVRQLPGTAAVRVAAPIEVAEEDLVVRRLHGLSPIAGTDVDALLRNLGCRTLVVTGVSANVAVPNAVFDAVNRGYTVVVPADAIAGVPSDYTPAMIRNTLALVATVTTTEDVLACFARPRR
- a CDS encoding pyridoxamine 5'-phosphate oxidase family protein, which codes for MSETSTQPETARAAAYTPTGRTVPTRSKERAAYDHELVHAILDEGYVCHLGFVRDGAPVVLPTLYARVGRRLYLHGSTGSRPLRMAGGTDPGLPVCVTVTHVDGLVLARSAFHHSINYRSVVVHGIAHQVTDPDEKREALDALVDQVVPGRSCDSRAANAKELAATAVIGLDLREVSAKLRTGGPNDDPEDLALPHWTGVVPVTKGHGTPIPAADLAPGIDVPDYLTAR